TGGCCGGTGTCGTACGGGAACTCGGTACGGATGCGCATGACAGGACCCCGGTTCAGGACAAAAGGCCCACTCATAGGTGTATGAGCTGATCACGAACATACCGGGGGAGGCGGGAAGGCGCCCACGGTGATCGAAAGGCGACCGGATACGCTGACTTGAGTGAATCCAGCGACACATCGACAATCCGTGTGATCGTCAGCAGACAGGAGATCCCCTCGTGACCGTCGTCGGGCCGTTCGGGCTGAGCGTGCGGGACCAGGCTCTTGAGGCCGATGTCCAGACCGGATTGGCGGCTGTCGAGGCGGGACTCCTCGATGCCACCAAGAGCGAGGTGCCCTTCATCACGGAGGCCGCACAGCATCTTGTACGCGCCGGGGGCAAGCGCTTCCGGCCGCTGCTGGTGATGCTCGCCGCGCAGTTCGGTGATCCGCACGCGCCGGGTGTCGTGCCCTCGGCCGTGGTCGTCGAGCTGACCCATCTCGCGACGCTGTACCACGACGATGTGATGGACGAGGCCGAGGTCCGGCGCGGTGTGGACAGCGCCAACGTGCGCTGGGGGAACTCCGTCGCCGTACTGACCGGCGACTTCCTGTTCGCGAGGGCCTCGCACATACTGGCCGACCTGGGTCCGGAGGCCGTACGCATCCAGGCGGAGGCGTTCGAGCGCCTGGTCACCGGCCAGATCCTGGAGACCGCGGGGCCGCGCGACGGCCGCGACCCGGCCGAGCACTACCTCGATGTCATCGGGGGCAAGACGGGCTCGCTGATCGCGGTCTCGGGGCGGTTCGGCGCGATGATGTCGGGCGCCGACGAGGGTGTCGTGGACATCCTCACCCAGTACGGGGAGCGGCTCGGTGTGGCCTTCCAGCTCGCCGACGACGTACTCGATATCGCCAGCGACTCGCACGAGTCGGGCAAGACGCCCGGCACGGATCTGCGCGAGGGCATCCCGACCCTGCCCGTGCTGCATCTGCGCGCGCAGGCGGCAGCGCACGAACGCCCCGAGGACCTGGAGCTCGTCGCGCTGCTCGACGGGGACCTGACGGACGACGACCGCCATGCCGAGGCGCTGCGGCTGCTGCGCGCGCATCCGGCGCTCGAGCAGGCCAGGCGGGACACCGTGCGGTACGCGGAGGAGGCGCGGGCGATGCTCGCCCCGCTGCCCGACTGCTACGCCAAGGCCGCTCTGGAAGAGCTCTGCGACGCGGTGGTCCACCGCGCGGGCTGACCGCACACGGGCCGGCTCCGCGTGCTGATGGTCGGGACCACGGCCGGGCCCTGATGGTCGGGAGGGACCACGGCCGACCGGCGGGAGCGCGGGCGGGCCCGATGCCGCACGCCCTGTCGGGGACACGCGCAGGGCGCCCTGCCGGACCCTTTGTTTGCCTGTACGCCACCTCCCGTACACCCTCCCGGCGGAGGCGGCACGTCTTCTCGAGATCTGTGACGCAGGTCACTTTGTTGGATTGAGTCTAACCTCGGATCCACTCCGTACTCATGCCCAGAAGCTGACGCAGTGGGCGTTGGCCTCGTGTACGGGGAGATTTCGTAATGAAGCGGAACAAGATCATCCTTGTCGGTACCACCGCTGTCGCTGCCGCGGCCGGTGTCGCCCTCGCCGTCCTGCCGGCCTTCGCGGCCGGCAACAGTTCCGCCGCCGGGCACTCGGGCCACCCGGGCAGCGGCGCGGACATCGCCGTACAGAGCGGCTCCGACCGCGGCGCCGCCCTCTTCGTGGCGAGCCTGAACGGCGCGAGCGAGGTGCCGGTCCAGGGCGGGCCCGCCGTCGGTGACCGCGACGGTGCCGCGCTGGAGTTCGTGAAGGTCAAGGGGGACAAGGTGTCCGTCGCGGTGAAGTTCCGCGGCACCGACAAGCCGACCGCCCTCCACATCCACCAGGGCGCGAAGGGCAGCAACGGTGGCATCAAGATCGACTTCACCGGGTTGCTGAGCAAGGGCACGACCAAGAGCAAGGGCTGGACCGGCGCCGTCACCGGCACGGTCAAGGTCACGGACAGGGCCGTGCTCGACGCTTTCAAGACAGACCCGAACGGGTTCTACGCCAATCTGCACACCGCAGAGTTCCCGGGCGGAGCGGTCCGCGGCCAGTTCCACAAGGTGACCAACGGCTTCGGCTTCGGCAAGGCGCTCGACAACTTCCAGGCCTCCGTCGTCAAGGGCAGGCAGATCTACGAGTGCAAGAAGGGCGAGGACGGCAGGTTCTCGTTCCAGCAGCGTGATGTGCGCGCCGTCCTCGGCGGTCACATCGACCACTCCTTCACCGCCCCCAACTCCGGCACGCCGCAGTGGGTCGCACAGGACCACAGCGCGGTCACCGGAAAGCTGATCAGCAAGACACCGAACGGCGACAAGAACATCCCCGAGCTGGACCTCCAGGCCACCCAGTCCGGCAAGAAGCGGGGGCTGTTGGCGAACACCCAGGAGATCCTCCGGCTGAACACCGTGGGCGGCGTCGCGCCGGCCGGCAGCTGCGAGCAGGGAGCGATCGTCGGCGTCCCCTACGGGGCGGACTACGTCTTCATCCAGAAGTAACCGGTACGGCAACAGGGCTTGCGGCGCTTCCCCCACTGGCCGGGGGAGGCGCCGCTCCTCTGCCGTCATCCCAGAGCAGTACGCCAAGTTGCTCCCGGGGTCTGACGCTTCCGCACGTCCGATTTGGTCAGATGATGAGTACGACGCCTGACCAACCACGGAGGTAGGGCACACCATGGCACCGAACGACAGCGCACAGACCACCGAAGAGGCCAAGGACCTCGCAGCGGGCCGCCGCAGGGCAGCGCGCTACATCGTCCCGGCCGCGGTGGCCGGGGTGGCGGCGGCGACCATCGGGCTCGTCCCGGCGCTCGCTGCCTCCGGTGACCCCGATCTGCCAAAAATCAGCGCGCAGGAACTCATCGAGAAGATGGCCGCGTCGGACACCCAGCAGCTCTCCGGCACGGTGAAGATCAACACTGACCTCGGTATCCCGTCGCTGGGCGGCCTGGCGGGCCTGGGCGGCGAGCGGGACGGGTCGGGCTCGTCCGCCTCTCCCGACGGCAAGCTGATGGAGCTGGCCACCGGCTCGCACACCCTGCGGGTCGCGGCGGACGGCCCCGACAAGGGGAAGGTGTCGATCCTGGAGGACACCGCCGAGTACAGCCTGATCCACAACGGCGACGAGGTCTGGGCGTACGACAGCGCCTCGAACGAGGCCTACCACGCCAAGGACGGCAGCCAGGACGACGGCTCCGGCAGGAAGGGCTCCGGCAAGGAGCACGGGGCCCTGCCGAAGGACCTCCCGAGCACGCCCAAGGAGTTCGCCGCAGAGGCGCTCAAGGCCGCGGACGACACCACCTCGGTGACTGTCGGCGGTACGGCGCAGGTGGCCGGCCGCGATGCCTACCAGCTGGTCATCAAGCCCAAGCAGAGTGGCTCGACGATCGGATCGATCAAGGTCGCGGTGGACGCCAAGAACGGCGTGCCGCTGAAGTTCACGCTCACCCCGAGCAGTGGCGGCAAGGCCGCGATCGACGTCGGCTTCACCAAGGTCGACTTCTCCAAGCCGGACGCGTCGACCTTCGACTTCACCCCGCCCAAGGGCGCGAAGGTGACAGAGGCCGACGAGCCGAAGCAGGACAAGGGAGCCAAGGACCACGAGGGCTTCAAGGGCCATGAGGACTTCATGGGCCTGGAGGGCTTCCAGGGGCTGAACGTCATCGGCAAGGGCTGGAACGCCATCGCCAAGATCGAGACGCCGGGCGGTCAGCACCCCACCACGCCGAAGGACGGCGATGTGCCGCCGGAGGCCAAGAAGTTCCTGGACGCGCTGGGTGACCAGGTGAACGGGAAGTTCGGCTCGGGCACGGTCTTCAAGACCCGCCTGGTCAACGCCCTGATGACGGACGACGGCACGGTCTACGTCGGCGCCGTGACCAAGGACGCGCTCGTGAAGGCCGCGAACGAGGCAAAGTAACACCAGGTCAGTCATGACGACGCGCGCTTACCGTCCGCCCCGCCGTACGCTCCGTACGGTGGGGCGGACCGCTGACGAGTGAACGGGGGACCGGAATGACAGCCGTCATCGAGACGCAGGGGCTCACCAAGCGCTACCGGGGCGGGCAGTTGGCCGTCGAACGGCTCGATCTCAGCGTGCCTGACGGCAGCGTCTTCGGGTTCCTCGGCCCCAACGGCTCCGGCAAGACCACCACCATCCGGATGCTGATGGGGCTCATCGAGCCGACCGCCGGCAGCGCCACGGTCCTCGGTATGCCCATGCCGCGCGCGGTCCGCACCGTACTGCCGCAGGTGGGCGCACTGATCGAAGGGCCCGCGCTGTACGGGTTCCTGAGCGGCCGCGACAATCTGCTGCGTTACGACTCCGCCGACCCGAGTGCCGATCCCCGAACGCGGCGCACCCGTGTCGCCGCCGCGCTGGACCGGGTCGGGCTGGCGCAGGCCGCGGGCAAGAAGGCCAAGGCGTACTCGCTCGGGATGAAGCAGCGGCTGGGGCTGGCCGCCGCGCTGCTGCAGCCACGGAAGCTGCTGGTGCTCGACGAGCCGACGAACGGGCTCGATCCGCAGGGCATGCGGGAGATCCGTTCTCTGGTGCGGGAGCT
This portion of the Streptomyces sp. NBC_01750 genome encodes:
- a CDS encoding LolA family protein, with amino-acid sequence MAPNDSAQTTEEAKDLAAGRRRAARYIVPAAVAGVAAATIGLVPALAASGDPDLPKISAQELIEKMAASDTQQLSGTVKINTDLGIPSLGGLAGLGGERDGSGSSASPDGKLMELATGSHTLRVAADGPDKGKVSILEDTAEYSLIHNGDEVWAYDSASNEAYHAKDGSQDDGSGRKGSGKEHGALPKDLPSTPKEFAAEALKAADDTTSVTVGGTAQVAGRDAYQLVIKPKQSGSTIGSIKVAVDAKNGVPLKFTLTPSSGGKAAIDVGFTKVDFSKPDASTFDFTPPKGAKVTEADEPKQDKGAKDHEGFKGHEDFMGLEGFQGLNVIGKGWNAIAKIETPGGQHPTTPKDGDVPPEAKKFLDALGDQVNGKFGSGTVFKTRLVNALMTDDGTVYVGAVTKDALVKAANEAK
- a CDS encoding polyprenyl synthetase family protein, encoding MTVVGPFGLSVRDQALEADVQTGLAAVEAGLLDATKSEVPFITEAAQHLVRAGGKRFRPLLVMLAAQFGDPHAPGVVPSAVVVELTHLATLYHDDVMDEAEVRRGVDSANVRWGNSVAVLTGDFLFARASHILADLGPEAVRIQAEAFERLVTGQILETAGPRDGRDPAEHYLDVIGGKTGSLIAVSGRFGAMMSGADEGVVDILTQYGERLGVAFQLADDVLDIASDSHESGKTPGTDLREGIPTLPVLHLRAQAAAHERPEDLELVALLDGDLTDDDRHAEALRLLRAHPALEQARRDTVRYAEEARAMLAPLPDCYAKAALEELCDAVVHRAG
- a CDS encoding CHRD domain-containing protein, translated to MKRNKIILVGTTAVAAAAGVALAVLPAFAAGNSSAAGHSGHPGSGADIAVQSGSDRGAALFVASLNGASEVPVQGGPAVGDRDGAALEFVKVKGDKVSVAVKFRGTDKPTALHIHQGAKGSNGGIKIDFTGLLSKGTTKSKGWTGAVTGTVKVTDRAVLDAFKTDPNGFYANLHTAEFPGGAVRGQFHKVTNGFGFGKALDNFQASVVKGRQIYECKKGEDGRFSFQQRDVRAVLGGHIDHSFTAPNSGTPQWVAQDHSAVTGKLISKTPNGDKNIPELDLQATQSGKKRGLLANTQEILRLNTVGGVAPAGSCEQGAIVGVPYGADYVFIQK
- a CDS encoding ABC transporter ATP-binding protein, with translation MTAVIETQGLTKRYRGGQLAVERLDLSVPDGSVFGFLGPNGSGKTTTIRMLMGLIEPTAGSATVLGMPMPRAVRTVLPQVGALIEGPALYGFLSGRDNLLRYDSADPSADPRTRRTRVAAALDRVGLAQAAGKKAKAYSLGMKQRLGLAAALLQPRKLLVLDEPTNGLDPQGMREIRSLVRELAADGTTVFLSSHLLDEIEQVCTHAAVMAQGRLLTQGPVADLAAGARGRLAVTTPDPADAARLLKELGVTDLAVAECRVTGELPVMETELAEINAALVQGGVRVRGFGVERVSLEDAFVALTGEGFDVAG